The Salvia splendens isolate huo1 chromosome 21, SspV2, whole genome shotgun sequence genome includes a window with the following:
- the LOC121784763 gene encoding probable receptor-like protein kinase At5g24010: protein MELLHPNNKMLSSFSLTFLLHFSSLLFPSSSYTLPNYYFINCGSHSSLFTFQRNFTGDQNPSTFSLSSSGTTSSAANQTLPLYQTARVFTKPSSYNLNLDQPGTYILRFHFFPFPSLGNPQFHVSAAGFSLLSNFTAQSGGRYGFPIVEEFLIKASTGKLKINFNPAQKDRSFAFVNAIEVFLAPPELIPDYTTVPIPRMSDQGDNGDFNSALGDFTLRVLHRINVGGGNVTREIDTLMRYWVPDDPYLLSGNTSKSHTYTDEIKYRDGGATRFIAPDSVYNTAKEMITNSSGNISWRFEVKKGVNHLLRLHFCDIVSDTSNENFKFNLFIDGDEPYAVFPWDRIPQGAAPFYIDRVVESDDSGFVNVSVGPNSESGVRNAMLNGVEIMELLTDKASDSGDGSGKRLFLILGLCIGGLILALVVFGVVFLRFRKRKVKQNGVLNWPLGSSYSRTTARTSVTGTPFADLNLGLKIPLPGILFATKHFDAKLMIGEGGFGKVYKGTLRNGIKVAIKRSEGGHGQGFEEFHTEIRVLSKIRHQHLVSLIGYCDEKDEMILVYEFMENGTLREHLYGDVIRSLSWDERLRICCEAAKGIHYLHTGSTGTIIHRDIKSTNILLDESYVAKVADFGLSHSGPLDQTHVSTEVKGSFGYLDPEYFRCLQLTQKSDVYSFGVVLLEVLCARPAVDQELPREEVNLADWGMVWQRKGELEKVVDPCLEGKINPNSLRKFGETVEKCLQDNGADRPNMVDVLWDLEYCRQLQHSAVPRQPYEDTTTEVSWGVPMPVLQRLPTDSFTIEEDDSVSRSFSGVVSSQNNGSEVFSLLDMDGAR from the coding sequence ATGGAGCTCCTTCACCCCAACAACAAAATGCTCTCATCATTTTCCCTCACCTTTCTCCTCCACTTCTCTTCTCTCCTCTTCCCCTCATCCTCTTACACTCTCCCCAACTACTACTTCATCAACTGCGGCTCCCATTCCTCCCTCTTCACCTTCCAACGCAACTTCACCGGCGACCAGAATCCCTCCACCTTCTCCCTCTCCTCCAGCGGCACCACCTCCTCCGCCGCAAACCAAACCCTCCCTCTCTACCAAACCGCAAGAGTCTTCACAAAACCATCCTCCTACAACCTCAATTTGGACCAACCCGGCACCTACATCCTACGCTTCCATTTCTTCCCCTTCCCCTCCCTTGGAAACCCCCAATTCCACGTCTCCGCCGCCGGCTTCTCCCTCCTATCCAATTTCACCGCGCAAAGCGGCGGCCGCTACGGATTCCCAATCGTAGAAGAGTTTTTAATCAAGGCATCCACAGGGAAGCTGAAGATCAACTTCAATCCTGCTCAAAAAGACCGATCCTTCGCTTTCGTTAACGCAATTGAAGTCTTCCTCGCGCCGCCGGAGCTAATTCCCGACTACACTACCGTTCCCATTCCTCGCATGAGTGATCAGGGAGATAACGGAGACTTTAACAGCGCGTTGGGTGATTTCACGCTGCGGGTTCTTCACAGGATTAACGTCGGTGGCGGGAACGTTACGCGGGAAATTGACACGCTGATGAGGTATTGGGTTCCCGACGATCCGTATTTGCTCTCTGGAAACACTTCCAAGTCCCACACTTACACTGATGAGATTAAGTATCGGGACGGTGGAGCTACGAGATTCATTGCTCCTGATTCTGTTTACAATACTGCGAAAGAGATGATTACTAATAGCTCCGGTAACATCTCGTGGCGGTTTGAGGTTAAGAAGGGAGTTAATCATCTCTTGAGGTTGCATTTTTGTGACATTGTTAGTGATACCTCGAATGAGAATTTTAAATTCAACCTGTTTATCGATGGTGATGAGCCTTATGCGGTGTTTCCCTGGGATAGAATTCCTCAGGGGGCAGCTCCATTTTATATAGATCGTGTGGTGGAATCGGATGATTCCGGTTTTGTGAATGTAAGCGTTGGCCCCAACTCGGAATCGGGTGTTCGAAATGCAATGTTGAATGGTGTGGAGATAATGGAGCTTCTCACAGACAAGGCCTCTGATTCTGGAGATGGTTCTGGGAAACGCTTGTTTCTGATTCTTGGTTTGTGCATTGGTGGATTGATTTTAGCTTTGGTAGTGTTTGGTGTAGTGTTTCTTCGATTCAGGAAGAGGAAAGTGAAGCAGAATGGGGTTTTGAATTGGCCGTTGGGGAGTTCTTATAGTAGGACTACTGCTCGGACATCGGTAACCGGGACGCCCTTTGCTGACTTGAACCTCGGGCTGAAGATCCCGCTGCCCGGGATCCTCTTCGCGACGAAGCATTTCGACGCGAAGCTGATGATCGGAGAAGGGGGTTTCGGGAAGGTATACAAAGGGACGCTGAGGAACGGAATCAAAGTGGCTATAAAGAGGAGCGAGGGAGGGCACGGGCAGGGGTTCGAGGAGTTCCACACGGAGATAAGAGTTTTGTCGAAGATCCGACACCAGCACCTCGTCTCGCTCATTGGCTACTGCGACGAGAAGGACGAGATGATACTTGTATATGAGTTCATGGAGAATGGTACTTTGAGGGAGCATTTGTATGGGGATGTGATCCGCAGCCTCTCGTGGGACGAGAGGCTGCGGATATGCTGTGAGGCGGCGAAGGGGATTCATTATTTGCATACTGGCTCGACCGGGACGATTATTCATAGAGACATCAAGTCGACGAACATCTTGTTAGACGAGAGCTATGTGGCGAAGGTGGCTGATTTTGGGCTGTCTCATTCGGGGCCGCTTGATCAGACTCATGTGAGTACGGAGGTGAAGGGCAGCTTCGGGTACTTGGATCCGGAGTACTTTAGGTGCCTTCAGCTGACGCAGAAATCGGATGTGTACTCGTTCGGAGTGGTGCTGCTGGAGGTGCTATGCGCGAGGCCAGCGGTGGATCAGGAGCTGCCGAGGGAGGAGGTGAACTTGGCGGATTGGGGGATGGTGTGGCAGAGGAAGGGGGAGTTGGAGAAGGTTGTGGATCCTTGTCTTGAGGGGAAGATTAATCCGAATTCACTGAGGAAGTTTGGGGAGACTGTGGAGAAATGTTTGCAAGATAATGGGGCGGATAGGCCTAATATGGTGGATGTGTTGTGGGATTTGGAGTACTGCCGCCAGCTTCAGCACTCGGCCGTGCCCAGGCAGCCGTATGAGGACACCACGACCGAGGTGTCGTGGGGTGTGCCCATGCCGGTCCTTCAGCGGCTGCCAACGGATAGCTTCACGATTGAGGAGGACGACTCGGTTAGTCGGTCGTTCAGCGGTGTGGTTTCGAGCCAGAATAATGGGAGTGAGGTGTTTTCGTTGCTGGATATGGATGGTGCGAGGTGA
- the LOC121785192 gene encoding protein TRIGALACTOSYLDIACYLGLYCEROL 2, chloroplastic-like: METNSLLLRSFSVKPNSEYVALSSLPCLITPLRNRNRKALTIRANSSSADADHNLQSESRSLLSLALDVPRAIWKQTLRPLSDFGFGGKSVWEGGVGLFLISGAFLLAFSLAWLRGFQLRSKFNKYLAVFEFDQASGICTGTPVRIRGVNVGNVIRVNPSLRNIEAIVEIEDDKVIIPRNSVVEVNQSGLLMETLIDITPKDPIPVPSVGPLHAGCVKEGLIVCDRQKLKGRQGVSLDALVGIFTRIGREVEGIGVANTYSLAEQIAAVVEEARPLLTKIQALAEDVEPLLAEVHDSGLLKEAKNLTKSLTRASEDLRKVQSSILTPENTELIQKSIYTLIFTLKNIENISSDILGFTGDEATRKNLKLLIKSLSRLL, translated from the exons ATGGAAACGAATTCCTTGCTTCTGAGATCTTTTTCTGTGAAACCTAATTCAGAGTATGTTGCATTGAGCTCCTTGCCCTGTCTGATTACTCCTCTTAGAAATAGGAATAGGAAAGCTCTTACTATCAGAGCCAATTCATCATCTGCTGATGCGGATCATAACCTTCAGAGTGAATCGAGGAGCCTCCTCTCGCTGGCTCTGGATGTTCCAAGGGCAATTTGGAAGCAAACTCTGAGGCCTTTGAGTGATTTCGGTTTTGGGGGGAAAAGCGTGTGGGAGGGTGGAGTTGGTTTGTTCCTCATTTCTGGGGCTTTTTTGTTGGCATTTAGCTTGGCTTGGTTGAGGGGGTTTCAGTTGAGATCAAAGTTTAACAAGTACTTGGCTGTTTTCGAGTTCGATCAGGCTTCTGGCATTTGCACCGGAACGCCTGTCAGGATTAGAGGGGTTAATGTTGGCAATGTGATTCGGGTGAACCCCTCGTTGAGGAATATCGAGGCTATAGTTGAG ATTGAAGATGATAAAGTTATAATACCAAGGAACTCGGTGGTTGAAGTCAATCAATCCGGCCTTCTTATGGAAACACTCATTGATATCACACCAAAAGACCCCATTCCGGTGCCATCGGTTGGGCCTCTTCATGCTGGTTGTGTTAAAGAGGGTCTTATTGTGTGTGACAGGCAAAAGTTGAAGGGGCGCCAGGGGGTGAGCTTGGATGCATTGGTTGGAATATTTACTCGCATTGGGCGTGAAGTTGAAGGAATAGGTGTGGCGAATACCTATTCCTTGGCTGAGCAGATTGCTGCTGTTGTTGAAGAGGCGAGGCCTTTGCTTACAAAG ATTCAAGCTCTAGCTGAAGATGTAGAACCATTACTGGCTGAAGTTCATGATAGTGGTTTGCTGAAAGAAGCCAAGAATTTAACCAAAAGCCTTACACGAGCTTCTGAGGATCTGAG AAAGGTCCAATCATCAATATTAACTCCAGAGAACACAGAACTAATTCAGAAGTCTATCTACACTCTCATTTTCACACTGAAGAACATTGAG AACATAAGCTCCGATATATTGGGATTTACCGGGGATGAAGCCACAAGAAAGAACTTGAAACTGCTAATTAAGTCTCTCAGCCGGCTTCTATGA